From Haloarcula sp. CBA1127, a single genomic window includes:
- a CDS encoding PAS domain S-box protein, which translates to MTSETAVNGDDRVQVLYVGTDSEDAETLSTALERENGRFTVETARSATEAVARLADDTVDCLVSDYALPERNGIDLLEMVRDEYPALPFIIYTAQGSEAVASAAISAGVTDYLRKEPGSEQYAGLANRITDAVDHYRSQQATSEQNRALQSYERMVNSMQEAACIYDAEGRFEIVNETIAEWYDTTRAALEGQTSRLVPRIRAEGKTDWYQELLDGTREQLSGEIEAEFPGHGHAVVAYQLTPLVVDGVIDGIVCVARDVTDRKEREQKLLRNKRAIDEAPVGVVITDPGQTDNPLIYANDHYRDLTGYSLPELLGKNCRMLQGENTDPESVATMRDAIDAEERVTVELRNYRKDGTEFWNRIRIAPVRDDGTVVNYVGFQQDITERKRREKRLEETSSRLEALFENSPDMIDVLDADGTICDVNQRFCAELGYDESEVLGRSIWEFDLLFDAEDVQTQLSGFSVDERRKFEGLYERRDGSTMPVEVHLLRLSLDGDDRFLAISRDITERKEREQELEQQNEQLEQFASVVSHDLRNPLTVARGQLELLREESDSEHIDAIDGAHQRMDTLIDDLLTLARDGASPASPVVVDLEPFVQTCWQNVDTKAASLRTDIARPIRADESRLRQLFENLVRNAIEHGGDDVTVIVGELADGFYVADDGHGIPVADHGDVFDAGYSTAVEGTGFGLSIVKQVADAHGWTVRIESGTDGGARFEFTDVATVSE; encoded by the coding sequence ATGACGTCTGAGACCGCTGTCAACGGGGACGACAGGGTTCAGGTCCTCTACGTCGGCACCGATTCGGAGGACGCCGAAACGCTGTCAACGGCGCTTGAACGCGAGAACGGCCGTTTCACGGTCGAAACGGCGCGCTCTGCTACCGAAGCTGTGGCGAGGCTGGCTGACGATACCGTAGACTGTCTCGTCTCCGACTACGCCCTGCCCGAACGGAACGGCATTGACCTTCTGGAAATGGTCCGCGACGAGTACCCGGCCCTCCCGTTTATTATCTACACCGCACAGGGGAGCGAGGCAGTCGCCAGCGCGGCAATTTCGGCCGGTGTGACAGACTACCTCAGGAAAGAGCCGGGTTCCGAGCAGTATGCCGGGCTGGCGAACCGAATAACGGACGCCGTCGACCACTACCGCTCACAGCAGGCTACCAGCGAGCAGAACCGAGCGCTCCAGAGCTACGAGCGGATGGTCAACTCCATGCAGGAGGCGGCCTGCATCTACGACGCCGAGGGCCGGTTCGAAATCGTCAACGAAACCATAGCAGAGTGGTACGACACGACGCGCGCTGCGCTCGAAGGACAGACCAGTAGACTCGTTCCGCGTATTCGAGCCGAGGGTAAGACAGACTGGTACCAGGAACTGCTCGACGGAACGCGGGAGCAACTTAGCGGCGAAATCGAAGCAGAGTTCCCCGGCCACGGACACGCGGTGGTCGCGTACCAGCTAACGCCGCTGGTCGTCGATGGTGTTATCGACGGCATCGTCTGCGTCGCTCGGGATGTCACCGATCGGAAAGAGCGTGAGCAGAAGCTACTCCGGAACAAGCGCGCGATAGACGAGGCTCCGGTCGGTGTCGTTATCACCGACCCCGGCCAGACGGACAATCCGCTGATATACGCCAACGACCACTACCGCGACCTGACTGGCTATTCGCTTCCGGAGTTGCTCGGGAAAAACTGCCGAATGCTACAGGGCGAGAACACCGATCCGGAGTCCGTCGCTACAATGCGGGACGCCATTGACGCGGAGGAGCGGGTGACGGTCGAACTCCGGAACTACCGGAAAGACGGGACCGAATTCTGGAACAGGATTCGGATCGCGCCGGTTCGCGACGACGGGACGGTCGTCAACTACGTCGGGTTCCAGCAGGATATCACGGAGCGGAAACGACGCGAGAAACGGTTAGAAGAAACGTCGTCGCGGCTGGAAGCCCTCTTCGAGAACTCACCGGACATGATCGACGTGCTTGACGCCGACGGAACGATCTGTGACGTGAACCAGCGGTTCTGCGCGGAACTGGGGTACGACGAAAGCGAGGTGCTTGGACGGTCGATCTGGGAGTTCGACCTGCTGTTCGACGCAGAGGACGTGCAGACCCAGCTTTCCGGGTTCAGTGTCGACGAGCGCCGCAAGTTCGAAGGCCTGTACGAACGCCGCGACGGGTCGACGATGCCGGTCGAAGTACATCTGCTCCGACTCAGCCTCGACGGCGACGACCGGTTTCTGGCGATCAGCCGCGATATCACGGAGCGCAAGGAACGCGAGCAGGAACTCGAACAGCAAAACGAACAGCTCGAACAGTTCGCCAGCGTCGTCAGCCACGACCTGCGGAACCCGCTGACCGTCGCGCGCGGACAGCTCGAACTACTGCGTGAGGAGTCCGATAGCGAGCATATCGACGCCATCGACGGGGCACACCAGCGAATGGATACGCTCATCGACGACCTGCTCACGCTCGCACGCGACGGCGCGTCACCTGCGTCGCCCGTCGTGGTCGACCTCGAACCGTTCGTCCAGACGTGCTGGCAAAACGTCGACACGAAAGCCGCGTCGCTCCGCACTGACATAGCCCGACCCATCCGCGCCGACGAGAGCCGCCTCCGCCAACTGTTCGAGAATCTCGTCCGCAACGCGATCGAACACGGCGGTGACGACGTGACTGTGATCGTGGGCGAACTGGCCGACGGCTTCTACGTCGCGGACGACGGTCACGGCATCCCTGTGGCCGACCACGGAGACGTGTTTGACGCCGGTTACTCGACGGCGGTAGAGGGAACCGGATTCGGCCTGAGCATCGTGAAACAGGTCGCCGACGCCCACGGCTGGACGGTCCGTATCGAGAGCGGGACCGACGGCGGCGCACGGTTCGAATTTACCGACGTTGCCACTGTGTCCGAATAG
- a CDS encoding cytochrome P450 — MSKTPPGPKGEPLFGSSRTYARDPFRFISALERAYGDVARFDMGPMDTVMLCDPTAIERVLVSEADQFRKPDFQGDALGDLLGDGLLLSEGETWEQQRKLANPAFSMARLSGMADRITDHAEDRIADWSHGDVIDAEQSMTRVTLDVILDLMMGVELSEQRVQTIEEQLLPLGQRFEPDPIRFAMPQWMPMPDDAEFDRAVRTLDEVLDDIIAVRQESLGTAEDGPMDFLSVLLRARDDGNQSPEQLRDEMMTMLLAGHDTTALTLTYTWFLLSEHPEVEQRVHEELDDVIGDDRPGMEHVRELDYLEWVIQEAMRLYPPVYTIFREPTEDVTLSGYDVESGTTLMVPQWGVHRSERFYDDPEVFDPERWKPERASERPRFAYFPFGGGPRHCIGKHLAMLEAQLITATTASQYRLEFQGDTPLELLPSLTAHPRQKMSMRVQER; from the coding sequence ATGTCAAAGACGCCGCCCGGACCGAAGGGCGAACCGCTGTTCGGCAGTAGTCGCACGTACGCTCGGGACCCGTTCCGATTCATCTCGGCGCTAGAGCGGGCCTACGGCGACGTCGCCCGATTCGACATGGGGCCGATGGATACGGTCATGCTGTGTGACCCGACGGCGATCGAGCGCGTGCTGGTCTCGGAGGCCGACCAGTTCCGCAAGCCCGACTTCCAGGGCGACGCGCTGGGGGACCTGCTGGGTGACGGGCTGCTGCTGAGCGAGGGAGAGACGTGGGAGCAGCAGCGAAAGCTCGCGAACCCCGCGTTCTCGATGGCGCGACTGTCGGGGATGGCCGACCGCATCACCGACCACGCGGAGGACCGCATCGCCGACTGGTCCCACGGCGACGTCATCGACGCCGAGCAGTCGATGACCCGGGTCACGCTGGACGTGATTCTGGACCTAATGATGGGTGTCGAACTCTCAGAGCAGCGAGTCCAGACTATCGAGGAACAACTGCTGCCGCTGGGCCAGCGGTTCGAACCGGACCCGATCCGGTTCGCCATGCCCCAGTGGATGCCGATGCCCGACGACGCTGAGTTCGACCGCGCCGTGCGGACGCTGGACGAGGTACTGGACGACATCATCGCGGTCCGTCAAGAATCACTTGGGACGGCCGAGGACGGCCCGATGGATTTCCTGTCGGTGCTCTTGCGCGCTCGCGACGATGGAAACCAGTCGCCCGAGCAACTGCGCGACGAGATGATGACGATGCTGCTTGCGGGCCACGACACGACGGCGCTGACGCTGACCTACACCTGGTTCCTGCTGTCGGAACACCCCGAGGTCGAACAGCGCGTCCACGAGGAACTCGACGATGTCATCGGCGACGACCGGCCGGGGATGGAACACGTCCGCGAACTGGACTACCTCGAATGGGTAATTCAGGAAGCGATGCGGCTCTACCCGCCTGTGTACACCATTTTCCGGGAACCAACCGAAGACGTGACGCTGTCGGGCTACGATGTCGAGTCCGGGACGACGCTGATGGTCCCACAGTGGGGAGTCCACCGCTCTGAACGGTTCTACGACGACCCCGAGGTGTTCGACCCGGAGCGCTGGAAGCCCGAGCGAGCGAGCGAACGCCCGCGGTTCGCCTACTTCCCCTTCGGCGGTGGCCCGCGCCACTGTATCGGGAAGCATCTCGCCATGCTCGAAGCGCAACTCATCACTGCAACGACGGCCAGCCAGTACCGACTGGAGTTCCAAGGGGACACGCCGCTGGAACTGTTGCCGTCGCTGACTGCCCATCCGCGACAGAAAATGTCGATGCGCGTGCAGGAACGGTAG
- a CDS encoding DUF5518 domain-containing protein — MRESVTSAGIGALVTVALSFIPFSSVAGGAVAAANHGGGYRTGVWLGTLAGVCAMVPLLALFIPALYIAGLLGFGIPPGAPGYDLFLALVFAFFLLYTVGLSALGGLGGVWVRGHTDWNLDADRWL; from the coding sequence ATGCGTGAGTCGGTGACCAGCGCCGGTATCGGGGCTCTCGTCACGGTTGCGCTGTCGTTCATCCCTTTTTCATCGGTAGCTGGCGGTGCCGTGGCCGCAGCGAACCACGGCGGCGGCTACCGAACCGGGGTCTGGCTGGGAACGCTGGCCGGCGTCTGCGCGATGGTCCCCCTGCTTGCCCTCTTCATTCCAGCGCTGTACATCGCCGGCCTCCTCGGGTTCGGAATTCCGCCCGGAGCACCCGGATACGACCTGTTTCTGGCGCTCGTGTTCGCGTTCTTTCTGCTGTACACTGTCGGCCTCAGCGCCCTCGGTGGTCTCGGCGGCGTCTGGGTAAGGGGACACACCGACTGGAACCTAGACGCCGACCGCTGGCTCTAA
- a CDS encoding DUF5518 domain-containing protein, with protein MAEGDTFVNAIIGAVATALLSGFVPLAPLLGGGIAGYLEGGERDDGVRVGLLSGVVGLAISLVFFVVVFVFLTVVLALAPEALGVFGAMGLLVLVLGTLTTAAYFLGLSALGGWLGNYVRYDTTIGD; from the coding sequence ATGGCAGAAGGAGACACGTTCGTCAACGCTATCATCGGTGCTGTCGCGACCGCACTGCTGAGTGGGTTCGTCCCGCTCGCACCGCTCCTTGGCGGTGGCATCGCTGGCTATCTCGAAGGCGGCGAGCGAGACGACGGCGTCCGTGTCGGATTGCTGTCCGGCGTCGTCGGGCTGGCGATATCGCTGGTCTTCTTCGTGGTCGTGTTCGTCTTCCTGACCGTGGTTCTGGCGCTCGCTCCCGAAGCGCTGGGCGTGTTCGGCGCGATGGGGCTGCTCGTGCTCGTTCTGGGAACGCTCACAACGGCTGCGTACTTCCTTGGTCTGAGTGCCCTCGGCGGCTGGCTGGGCAACTACGTCAGATACGACACGACCATCGGCGATTGA
- the rpsB gene encoding 30S ribosomal protein S2 — MSGNEKEGLDASDSDFDPSDEDDEAVDAETETEAEQPADDAEEATEAEPTDDDADADEAADADEAAGPQLDEDVMPDEQSEADLLIPVEDYLGAGVHIGTQQKTQDMERFIHRVRTDGLYVLDVSMTDERIRTAADFLSNYEPEQILAASSRQYGRFPAEKFAEAIGARVRTGRFIPGTLTNPDYDGYIEPDIVVVTDPIGDAQAVKEAITVGIPVIAMCDSNNTTSNVDLVVPTNNKGRKALSVVYWLLANETLDRRGAEPTYGLDDFESDI; from the coding sequence ATGAGCGGCAACGAAAAAGAAGGTCTCGACGCGTCCGATTCCGACTTCGACCCGTCCGACGAGGACGACGAAGCGGTCGACGCGGAGACCGAAACGGAAGCCGAACAGCCCGCCGACGACGCCGAAGAGGCGACAGAGGCCGAACCAACTGATGACGACGCGGACGCCGACGAAGCGGCCGACGCCGACGAGGCCGCCGGCCCACAGCTGGACGAGGACGTCATGCCCGACGAGCAGTCGGAAGCCGACCTCCTCATCCCTGTCGAGGACTACCTCGGTGCCGGTGTCCACATCGGGACCCAGCAGAAGACCCAGGACATGGAGCGGTTCATCCACCGCGTCCGGACCGACGGGCTCTACGTGCTGGACGTCTCGATGACTGACGAGCGCATCCGCACCGCCGCGGACTTCCTGTCCAACTACGAGCCGGAGCAGATCCTGGCCGCATCGTCGCGCCAGTACGGCCGGTTCCCGGCCGAGAAGTTCGCCGAAGCGATCGGCGCGCGCGTCCGCACCGGTCGGTTCATCCCCGGCACGCTGACCAACCCCGACTACGACGGCTACATCGAGCCTGACATCGTGGTCGTCACCGACCCGATCGGTGACGCCCAGGCTGTCAAGGAGGCCATCACGGTCGGCATCCCGGTCATCGCGATGTGTGACTCCAACAACACCACGTCGAACGTCGACTTGGTGGTCCCGACGAACAACAAGGGGCGAAAGGCGCTGTCGGTCGTCTACTGGCTGCTGGCCAACGAGACGCTCGACCGCCGCGGTGCCGAGCCGACGTACGGACTCGACGACTTCGAGTCCGACATCTAA
- the eno gene encoding phosphopyruvate hydratase, translating into MTLITDIRLRRVLDSRGNATVEADVLTESGGFGRGKAPSGASTGEYEAIELPANEAIAKAREEALPRLIGEVHAGNQRDVDAALHAADGTDDFSGIGANSAVAISMAAAKAGADVLGAPLYQHLGGTFRGNEYPTPLGNIIGGGEHAADATNIQEFLAAPVGAPSVEEAVFANAAVHQEVHDILADRDLPAGKGDEGAWAPSVSDDEAFEIMDEAVETVADDFGFAISFGLDVAGAELYDDEADGYVYDDGVKSTEEQIEYIAGKVEEYDLVYVEDPLDENDYEAFADLTAQVGDQTLVCGDDLFVTNVERLQAGINADAGNSILIKPNQIGTLTDAVDAIELATASGYESVVSHRSGETEDTTIAHLAVATDAPFIKTGAVGGERTAKLNELIRIEDNAV; encoded by the coding sequence ATGACGCTCATCACTGACATCCGACTCCGCCGCGTCCTCGACTCCCGCGGGAACGCGACTGTCGAGGCCGACGTTCTCACCGAGAGTGGGGGCTTCGGTCGTGGCAAGGCACCGAGCGGCGCAAGCACGGGCGAGTACGAGGCCATCGAACTCCCCGCCAACGAGGCCATTGCCAAGGCCCGCGAGGAGGCACTCCCGCGACTCATCGGTGAGGTCCACGCCGGGAACCAGCGTGACGTCGACGCGGCGCTGCACGCCGCCGACGGCACCGACGACTTCTCCGGCATCGGAGCCAACAGCGCCGTCGCCATCTCCATGGCGGCCGCAAAGGCCGGTGCTGACGTGCTGGGCGCACCGCTGTACCAGCATCTCGGCGGCACGTTCCGGGGCAACGAGTACCCGACGCCGCTGGGCAACATCATCGGTGGCGGCGAGCACGCCGCGGATGCCACGAACATTCAGGAGTTCCTCGCAGCCCCCGTCGGCGCACCGAGCGTCGAAGAGGCTGTCTTCGCCAACGCTGCGGTCCACCAGGAAGTCCACGACATCCTGGCCGACCGCGACCTGCCAGCGGGCAAGGGCGACGAAGGAGCCTGGGCACCGTCGGTTTCGGACGACGAAGCGTTCGAGATCATGGACGAGGCCGTCGAGACCGTCGCCGACGACTTCGGCTTCGCAATCTCGTTCGGCCTTGATGTCGCTGGCGCGGAACTCTACGATGACGAGGCGGACGGCTACGTCTACGACGACGGCGTCAAGTCCACCGAAGAGCAGATAGAGTACATCGCCGGGAAGGTTGAGGAGTACGACCTCGTCTACGTCGAGGACCCACTCGACGAGAACGATTACGAGGCCTTCGCGGACCTGACCGCACAGGTCGGTGACCAGACGCTCGTCTGCGGCGACGACCTGTTCGTCACCAACGTCGAGCGCCTGCAGGCCGGTATCAACGCCGACGCCGGGAACTCCATCCTGATCAAGCCCAACCAGATCGGGACACTTACCGACGCTGTCGACGCCATCGAACTGGCAACGGCAAGCGGCTACGAGTCTGTCGTCTCCCACCGCAGCGGCGAGACGGAAGACACGACGATTGCACACCTCGCTGTCGCCACTGACGCACCGTTCATCAAGACCGGCGCGGTCGGCGGCGAGCGCACAGCCAAGCTGAACGAACTAATCCGTATCGAGGACAACGCAGTATGA
- a CDS encoding DNA-directed RNA polymerase subunit K has product MNAQESRYEKARKLGARALQLAHGAPVLIETEHTQPILIAAEEYDAGVLPFTVNRSD; this is encoded by the coding sequence ATGAACGCACAGGAAAGCCGCTACGAGAAGGCCCGCAAACTCGGCGCACGAGCGCTGCAGTTGGCCCACGGTGCTCCCGTGCTCATCGAGACGGAACACACCCAGCCGATACTCATCGCCGCCGAGGAGTACGACGCTGGCGTCCTACCGTTTACGGTCAACAGGAGTGATTAA
- a CDS encoding DNA-directed RNA polymerase subunit N — translation MMVPVRCFTCGNVVGEHWEEFKARTREAEEPEDPEKVLDELGVERHCCRRMLVSHKDLVDIVSPYQ, via the coding sequence ATGATGGTACCGGTTCGGTGTTTCACGTGCGGTAACGTCGTCGGCGAGCACTGGGAAGAGTTCAAAGCACGCACCCGCGAGGCCGAGGAGCCTGAGGACCCGGAGAAGGTCCTTGATGAACTCGGCGTCGAGCGGCACTGCTGTCGCCGGATGCTCGTCTCGCACAAGGACCTCGTCGACATCGTCTCACCCTACCAATGA
- a CDS encoding 30S ribosomal protein S9, which translates to MVTNTSGKKKTAVARATVREGEGRVRIDSQPVELVDPELAQLKMLEPFRIAEDDLRGEVDVEVSVEGGGVMGQADAARTAIARGLVDHTNDAELRDAFMEFDRSLLVNDVRQSEPKKWGGPGARARYQKSYR; encoded by the coding sequence ATGGTAACGAACACGTCTGGCAAGAAGAAGACCGCCGTCGCCCGCGCAACCGTTCGCGAGGGTGAGGGCCGCGTGCGTATCGACTCGCAGCCGGTCGAACTCGTCGACCCCGAGCTGGCGCAGCTCAAGATGCTGGAACCGTTCCGCATTGCCGAGGACGACCTCCGCGGCGAGGTCGACGTGGAAGTGTCCGTCGAAGGTGGCGGCGTCATGGGGCAGGCAGACGCCGCCCGAACCGCCATCGCTCGCGGACTTGTCGACCACACCAACGACGCCGAACTCCGTGATGCGTTCATGGAGTTCGACCGCTCGCTGCTGGTCAACGATGTTCGCCAGTCCGAACCCAAGAAGTGGGGCGGCCCCGGTGCGCGGGCCCGCTACCAGAAATCGTACCGCTAA
- a CDS encoding 50S ribosomal protein L13, which yields MSVAEFDADVIVDARDCIMGRVASQVAEQALDGETVAVVNAERAVITGREEQIVEKYEKRVDIGNDNGYFYPKRPDGIFKRTIRGMLPHKKQRGREAFESVRVYLGNPYDEDGEVLDGTSLDRLSNIKFVTLGEISETLGANKTW from the coding sequence ATGAGCGTCGCAGAATTCGACGCGGATGTCATCGTTGACGCCCGCGACTGTATCATGGGCCGCGTCGCATCACAGGTCGCCGAACAGGCTCTCGATGGCGAGACGGTCGCCGTCGTCAACGCCGAACGCGCCGTGATCACCGGCCGAGAGGAGCAGATCGTAGAGAAGTACGAGAAGCGTGTCGACATCGGTAACGACAACGGGTACTTCTACCCCAAGCGACCGGACGGCATCTTCAAACGCACCATCCGTGGCATGCTGCCCCACAAGAAGCAGCGTGGCCGCGAGGCGTTCGAGAGCGTCCGTGTCTACCTCGGCAACCCGTACGACGAGGACGGCGAGGTTCTAGACGGCACGTCGCTTGACCGACTGTCGAACATCAAGTTCGTCACGCTGGGCGAGATCAGCGAAACGCTTGGAGCGAACAAGACATGGTAA
- a CDS encoding 50S ribosomal protein L18e, translating to MSKTNPRLSSLIADLKSAARSSGGAVWGDVAERLEKPRRTHAEVNLGRIERYAQEDETVVVPGKVLGSGVLQKDVTVAAVDFSGTAETKIDQVGEAVSLEQAIENNPEGSHVRVIR from the coding sequence ATGAGTAAGACGAACCCGAGACTCAGTAGTCTCATCGCCGACCTGAAGTCAGCCGCCCGCAGTTCGGGCGGTGCTGTCTGGGGCGACGTCGCCGAGCGCTTAGAAAAGCCACGGCGCACACACGCGGAAGTCAACCTCGGCCGTATCGAACGATACGCCCAGGAAGACGAAACCGTCGTTGTGCCCGGCAAGGTGCTTGGCTCCGGTGTCCTGCAGAAGGACGTCACCGTCGCCGCTGTCGACTTCTCCGGAACCGCCGAGACGAAGATCGACCAGGTTGGAGAGGCTGTATCACTCGAACAGGCAATTGAAAACAACCCAGAAGGCTCCCACGTCCGGGTGATCCGATGA
- a CDS encoding DNA-directed RNA polymerase subunit D — protein sequence MTQDYEVEFVERGEREARILVRGITPAFANGIRRAMVADVPTFSIDTVRVIENTSVMFNEQIGLRLGLVPLTTDLDDFEIGDEVTLSLSVDGPSTAYSSDLVSSDPMVEAADDNIPIIDLKEGQRLEVEADAILDTGREHAKHQGGVAVGYRHLQQVEVVGDLGEFEDDDPNILRGVIEEQAAEHAAGDATNGELVATDEFDNDLRNRYPGKDVEVSDVPNAFVFHVETDGSFTTEELVLRAVETLRDRATELKDAVQL from the coding sequence ATGACACAGGACTACGAGGTTGAGTTCGTCGAACGCGGCGAGCGCGAGGCGCGGATCCTCGTGCGCGGCATCACGCCAGCCTTCGCCAACGGCATCCGGCGAGCGATGGTCGCGGACGTACCGACGTTCAGTATCGACACCGTCCGCGTCATCGAGAACACCAGCGTGATGTTCAACGAGCAGATCGGTCTCCGACTGGGACTGGTCCCGCTGACGACCGACCTCGACGACTTCGAGATCGGCGACGAGGTGACGCTGTCGCTGTCCGTCGACGGGCCGAGCACGGCCTACTCCAGCGACCTCGTCTCCTCGGACCCGATGGTCGAGGCCGCCGACGACAACATCCCGATCATCGACCTCAAGGAGGGCCAACGTCTCGAAGTCGAGGCAGACGCCATCCTCGATACTGGTCGGGAGCACGCCAAACATCAGGGCGGCGTGGCCGTCGGCTACCGACACCTCCAGCAGGTGGAGGTCGTTGGCGACCTCGGCGAGTTCGAGGACGACGATCCGAACATCCTGCGTGGCGTCATCGAAGAGCAGGCGGCCGAACACGCCGCCGGCGACGCCACCAACGGCGAACTCGTCGCGACAGATGAGTTCGACAACGACCTTCGGAACCGCTACCCCGGCAAGGACGTCGAGGTATCGGACGTGCCGAACGCGTTCGTGTTCCACGTCGAGACGGACGGGTCGTTCACCACCGAGGAACTGGTCCTGCGCGCGGTCGAGACGCTGCGTGACCGCGCGACCGAACTGAAAGACGCAGTCCAGCTGTAA
- a CDS encoding 30S ribosomal protein S11: protein MSEDTEDIWGIAHVHASFNNTIITITDQTGAETLAKSSGGTVVKQNRDEASPYAAMQMAEVVAEKALDRGVEGVDVRVRGPGGNLQTSPGPGAQATIRALARAGLEIGRIEDVTPTPHDGTRAPKNSGF, encoded by the coding sequence ATGAGTGAAGACACCGAAGACATCTGGGGCATCGCCCACGTGCACGCATCGTTCAACAACACGATCATCACCATCACCGACCAGACCGGCGCGGAGACGCTCGCAAAGAGCTCCGGCGGGACGGTCGTCAAGCAGAACCGCGACGAAGCATCGCCGTACGCGGCGATGCAGATGGCCGAGGTCGTTGCGGAGAAGGCCCTCGACCGTGGCGTCGAAGGCGTCGACGTTCGGGTCCGCGGTCCCGGCGGCAACCTCCAGACCTCGCCCGGTCCGGGTGCGCAGGCGACGATCCGCGCACTCGCCCGAGCGGGCCTGGAGATCGGTCGCATCGAGGACGTCACGCCGACCCCGCACGACGGCACTCGTGCACCCAAGAACTCCGGATTCTAA